From Ignisphaera aggregans DSM 17230, the proteins below share one genomic window:
- a CDS encoding PP-loop domain protein (COGs: COG0037 ATPase of the PP-loop superfamily protein implicated in cell cycle control~InterPro IPR011063:IPR000541~KEGG: ape:APE_2086 hypothetical protein~PFAM: PP-loop domain protein~SPTR: Q9YA52 Putative uncharacterized protein~PFAM: PP-loop family~TIGRFAM: conserved hypothetical protein TIGR00269), with protein sequence MKCSLCDREAFTYIPYARLRLCREHFGEFIRSKVVRAMDRYGMVSSGERILIAVSGGKDSMALLHIMNSISQERSLRVLALHIDLGIGEYSRRSREIVSMIAKSFGIDLIVYDLKRDLGLSLPEMKKGIRRGTCSLCGLVKRYVMNTAAIELGATLATAHNADDIAIYILKNIVIGDWNSCIKLVPVIPEVKGYVAKKIRPLYEVYENEAMLYVVSQNIPYVDMECPYTYRGGIEERVREFLNKLEEERPGIKISFLRKFTRNIEVLRINREEHIGQCTSCGLISSRDMCSFCRITQKIFGEPQGKRVRDFFRSLEMVDTS encoded by the coding sequence ATGAAGTGTAGTTTATGTGATAGAGAGGCATTTACATATATTCCATATGCAAGACTTAGGCTTTGTCGTGAGCATTTTGGAGAGTTTATAAGGTCTAAGGTTGTAAGGGCTATGGATAGATATGGTATGGTTAGCTCTGGTGAGAGGATTCTTATAGCTGTTTCTGGTGGGAAGGATAGTATGGCTCTTCTACATATTATGAATAGTATTTCTCAGGAGAGGAGTCTAAGGGTTTTAGCTCTACATATAGATCTTGGTATAGGTGAGTATTCTAGAAGATCGAGAGAGATTGTTTCTATGATTGCAAAGAGCTTTGGTATTGATCTAATTGTATATGATCTTAAGAGAGATCTAGGATTATCTCTACCAGAGATGAAGAAGGGTATTAGAAGAGGTACGTGTTCACTCTGTGGCTTGGTGAAGCGCTATGTAATGAATACAGCAGCTATAGAGCTTGGGGCAACTCTTGCAACTGCTCATAATGCAGATGATATAGCTATATACATACTCAAAAATATTGTTATAGGAGATTGGAATTCATGTATAAAGCTAGTACCGGTAATACCAGAGGTAAAAGGTTATGTAGCTAAAAAGATAAGACCTTTATATGAGGTTTATGAAAATGAAGCAATGCTCTATGTAGTCTCGCAAAACATTCCCTATGTAGATATGGAATGTCCATATACATATAGAGGAGGAATCGAGGAAAGAGTAAGAGAATTTCTCAATAAGCTTGAGGAGGAGCGTCCAGGGATAAAGATATCATTCCTAAGAAAATTTACAAGAAATATAGAAGTACTAAGGATTAATAGAGAGGAACACATAGGGCAATGTACATCATGTGGACTTATATCTAGTAGAGATATGTGTAGCTTCTGTAGAATAACACAAAAAATATTTGGAGAACCACAGGGGAAGAGAGTTAGGGATTTCTTTAGAAGTCTAGAGATGGTAGATACCAGTTAG